A genomic stretch from Vanrija pseudolonga chromosome 6, complete sequence includes:
- the cdc31 gene encoding Cell division control protein 31: MSAFPGRNARRPPAPAQRPALTDEQRTEVREAFELFDTDKDGFIDFHELKVAMRALGFNLRKPEVLKLLRDHDRGDGLMNLADFEKIMTEKILARDPMEELRRAFSLFDDDNTGKISLKNLRRVAKELGEHLGDEELQAMIEEFDMDGDGEISQEEFIAIMLDGE; encoded by the exons ATGTCGGCATTCCCAGGCCGTAACGCAAGACgaccgcccgcgccggcccagcgcccagcccTCACAGACGAGCAGCGCACCGAGGTCCGCGAGGCGTTCGAGCTGTTCGATACCGACAAGGACGGCTTTATTGATTTCCACGAGCTCAAGGTCGCCATGCGCGCGCTTGGGTTCAACCTCCGCAAGCCAGAGGTGCTCAAGCTGCTGCGTGATCATGATCGTGGGGACGGGTTGATGAACCTGGCGGATTTTGAAAAGATCA TGACGGAAAAGATCCTCGCACGCGACCCGATGGAGGAGCTGCGACGCGCCTTCTCCCtctttgacgacgacaacacggGCAAGATCAGCCTCAAGAACCTGCGCCGCGtggccaaggagctcggcgagcacctGGGAGACGAGGAGCT ccaggccaTGATTGAGGAGTTTGACatggacggcgacggcgagatcAGCCAGGAAGAGTTTATCGCCATcatgctcgacggcgagtaG
- the YEH2 gene encoding Sterol esterase 2 has translation MVATRTFSQTRITRVNEARTPDFEVDNVDGNGAPGTDESIPLLSPTPLRIPKVPLSSRPSSAASDVSNRGILRRIFIDRVGTPSQHLLRPTFPPTSLGTYSPPPHKPLSWWEYLWLCVNQAISMGLSTVFLIGVVAWAFAAEALYAIPKFLRFERDPKYTWDDAKHWRKADRKVSKEPQDYARKVGMDIENQTVETEDGFLLRMHRVIDPEARPRSDGRGGFPVLILHGLFQSSGSFITSEDRSLAFWLAKQKGYQVYLGNTRGIFDMGHRSYSRSDPRFWDWTIRDLAMYDLPAMVEHVCRETGYEKIAFIGHSQGNGLTFISLSLGMVPNLGKKLSVFIALAPAVYAGPLTHGFPFTTLNRLEWHTWKRFFGVLDFIPLMRYAYDYCPAQIFATMGYIMFAFLFSWTDTNWLKRRKTKMFRFTPTPVSSASIFWWCGKGGFADRKCTLDDTLERWYDERFPPLSIYYGGRDYLVLAEPLLERLKTKETDVRVHKVTKLDKSEHCDFYWAAEAVEWAYDSFVDDIESTRPRYPEEEPGVEEVLE, from the exons ATGGTGGCAACACGCACGTTTAGCCAGACCCGCATCACGCGCGTCAACGAGGCGCGCACTCCCGACTTCGaggtcgacaatgtcgacggcaacggcgcgccTGGCACCGACGAGTCTATACCCCTACtgtcgccaacgccgctgcGCATCCCCAAGgtgccgctgtcgtcgcggcctTCGTCCGCAGCAAGCGACGTCTCGAACCGCGGAATCCTGCGCAGAATCTTCATCGACCGCGTAGGCACGCCGTCACagcacctcctccgcccgaCCTTCCCCCCGACATCCCTCGGGACGTACTCGCCTCCGCCGCACAAGCCGCTGTCATGGTGGGAGTACCTGTGGCTCTGTGTCAACCAGGCCATTTCAATGGGACTCTCGACCGTGTTCCTCattggcgtcgtcgcgtgggcgtttgccgccgaggcgctgtACGCAATCCCCAAGTTCCTCCGGTTCGAACGCGACCCAAAGTACACGTGGGACGACGCAAAGCACTGGCGCAAGGCGGACCGCAAGGTGTCGAAAGAGCCTCAAGACTATGCACGCAAGGTCGGCATGGACATTGAGAACCAGACGGTCGAGACCGAGGACGGCTTTTTGTTGCG GATGCACCGCGTCATTGACCCCGAGGCGCGCCCCCGTTccgacgggcgcggcggtttccccgtcctcatcctccacGGCCTGTTCCAATCGTCTGGATCGTTCATCACGTCCGAGgaccgctcgctcgcgttCTGGCTCGCAAAGCAGAAGGGGTACCAGGTGTACCTTGGCAACACGCGCGGCATCTTTGACATGGGCCACAGGAGCTACTCGCGGTCAGACCCGCGTTTCTGGG ACTGGACAATTCGCGACCTCGCAATGTACGACCTCCCGGCCATGGTGGAGCATGTGTGCCGCGAAACTGGCTACGAGAAGATTGCCTTTATCGGCCACTCGCAGGGCAACGGCCTGACCTTTATTTCGCTCTCCCTCGGCATGGTCCCCAACCTCGGCAAGAAGCTTTCTGTGTTCAttgccctcgcgcccgccgtgtACGCCGGGCCGCTGACGCACGGCTTCCCGTTCACGACGCTCAACAGACTCGAGTGGCACACCTGGAAGCGCTTCTTTGGGGTCCTCGACTTTATCCCACTCATGCGGTACGCGTACGACTACTGCCCGGCACAGATCTTTGCGACCATGGGCTACATCATGTTCGCCTTCCTCTTCTCGTGGACCGACACCAACTGGCTCAAGCGGCGCAAGACGAAAATGTTCCGCttcacgcccacgcccgtGTCATCGGCGTCCATCTTCTGGTGGTGCGGCAAGGGCGGGTTCGCAGACAGAAAGtgcacgctcgacgacacgctcgagcGATGGTACGACGAGCGTTTCCCGCCGCTGTCCATCTACTATGGTGGCCGCGACtacctcgtccttgccgagccGCTCCTTGAGCGCTTGAAGACGAAGGAGACGGACGTGAGGGTACACAAGGTgaccaagctcgacaagaGCGAGCACTGCGACTTTTACTGGGCCGCAGAGGCCGTCGAGTGGGCGTACGATTCGTTTGTCG ACGACATTGAATCTACGCGGCCACGGTaccccgaggaggagccggGCGTtgaggaggtgctcgagtAA